The DNA window ATCTCTATACTGGTTTACTGCATTTTGTACAGTATTTAATTGGTCTTCGTAAGGAACTTGATTTTCTGCTTTCTCGCTTTGTGGATAACCACAGGCTGTCAAAATCCCAATCATTATCAACAATAATAACAGCATTGATATTTTTTTCAATTTTCTCACCTCAAGCGCCACCTGTCGGTCCACTGAATACTGTGAATATCATGATAAAAAATCCAAGAATCAGCAAAATATATGCAACTAGCGCAAAAATAAACTTAAGTATGCCGTTTTGCAATTTGTATCTACTTAAATAGATTAATCCCATAGAAATTAATAAAAAAGCAATTCCGGCAAATGATACCCACATTTTGTCTAACGCACTCATAATTGCCCGCCTTTCGTAGTGTTTCAAACCATAGTATAGCATAAAAAAAGAAGAGTCAGCCTTAAGCATCCTCTTCTTTTGTGACAATTAAAGCAAGTCGACTAAGTCTTCCATTTCGTTCTTTTTCGTGCGTCCCATTAAATTCCCAACTGCGTCATCTGTCGACACATTGTCAAACAGCACAGCATAAAGTGCAGCTGTAATTGGCATAGGCACATCATAAGCCTCTGACAACTGGTAAGCAGCTTTTGTTGTTCGTATTCCTTCGACGACCATGCCCATTTCTTCAAGCACTTCGTCTAAAGTTTTCCCTTTACCCAGCATGTTTCCAGCGCGCCAATTGCGTGAGTGTACACTTGTACAAGTAACTATTAAGTCGCCTACACCGGTCAATCCTGAAAAGGTCAAAGGTGTTGCACCCATCTTGACACCGAGTCGAGCAATTTCTGCTAGCCCACGTGTCATGATAGCTGCTTTTGCATTATCACCAAAATTTAATCCATCTGTAATTCCGACAGCTAATGCAATAATGTTTTTCAAGGCTCCACCGATTTCAACACCAATTACATCCGTATTCGTGTAAACACGGAAGTAGCTATTCATAAACAGATCCTGAATGCGCACAGCTGCTGCAGTGTTCTCACAGGCAGCTGTAACCGTTGTTGGATGCTCTTGTACTACTTCTTCAGCATGACTTGGTCCAGATAAAACGACCACTTCTTCAATCCATTGTTCTGGTATTTCTTCACGAATCATTTCACTGATACGTTTTAACGAATCTGGTTCAATTCCTTTAGAAACATGAACAAATAATACTTTACGATCGAGATTTTTTTTGATATCACGACAAACTTCGCGAATTGCTTTTGTAGGCACTGCTAAAACAAGAATATCACCGTGTGCAACTGCTTGTGGCAAATTACTTGTTGCCTTTAAGCTCTCTGGAAGTTGTGTATCTTTTAAATAGCGTTTGTTTGTATGCTGGTTGATTTCTTCAGCTTGCTCTTGACGATGTGTCCAAAGCAATAAATCATGACCATTTTGAGCTAACACGTAGCTCAGCGCAGTACCCCAGCTTCCTGCTCCAAAAACAGAAACTTTTTCCATAAGTTAAAACCACCTTTACCTTAAGTACGAGCTCTCGTTATAAGACGCAGAGGTGTGCCTTCAAAGTCGAAGCTTTCGCGAATTCGATTTTGTAAGAAACGTTCATAACTAAAGTGCATCATTTCCGGATCGTTTACGAAGACAACAAATGTTGGTGGTTTGATAGCCACTTGCGTTGCATAATATAGACGCAAACGACGACCTTTGTCGGATGGCGCAGGATTCATTGCAACTGCATCTTCAATAACTTCATTTAAAATACTTGATTGGATACGGCGTGAATGGTTATCGTTCACTTTATTAACTATTTCTAAAATGTTATGCACGCGCTTGCCACTGAT is part of the Planococcus sp. PAMC 21323 genome and encodes:
- a CDS encoding DUF2768 domain-containing protein; translation: MSALDKMWVSFAGIAFLLISMGLIYLSRYKLQNGILKFIFALVAYILLILGFFIMIFTVFSGPTGGA
- a CDS encoding NAD(P)H-dependent glycerol-3-phosphate dehydrogenase — translated: MEKVSVFGAGSWGTALSYVLAQNGHDLLLWTHRQEQAEEINQHTNKRYLKDTQLPESLKATSNLPQAVAHGDILVLAVPTKAIREVCRDIKKNLDRKVLFVHVSKGIEPDSLKRISEMIREEIPEQWIEEVVVLSGPSHAEEVVQEHPTTVTAACENTAAAVRIQDLFMNSYFRVYTNTDVIGVEIGGALKNIIALAVGITDGLNFGDNAKAAIMTRGLAEIARLGVKMGATPLTFSGLTGVGDLIVTCTSVHSRNWRAGNMLGKGKTLDEVLEEMGMVVEGIRTTKAAYQLSEAYDVPMPITAALYAVLFDNVSTDDAVGNLMGRTKKNEMEDLVDLL